In a single window of the Agrobacterium vitis genome:
- a CDS encoding glycoside hydrolase family 19 protein: protein MNSTALQLLFNRIRGELCGGRLAAAQVQGINAILAGSARHGLTDRRHIAYVLATAFHETAGRFQPLRETLAKTDAEAIDRLERAYAAGRLPQVSVPYWRLDEAGRSWFGRGFVQLTHKRNYQALSVALGVDLLADPGRALDMATAADILVVGMREGLFSGVRLGDVFTATASDWNGARRIVNGLDRADLVAGYGRAIVAGLG, encoded by the coding sequence ATGAACAGCACGGCTTTGCAATTGCTCTTCAACCGCATCCGCGGTGAATTGTGTGGCGGGCGGCTTGCCGCAGCTCAGGTGCAGGGCATTAACGCCATCCTGGCGGGCAGTGCGCGCCATGGTCTGACCGACCGACGCCATATCGCCTATGTGCTGGCCACCGCCTTTCATGAAACGGCGGGTCGCTTCCAGCCCCTGCGCGAAACACTGGCGAAAACCGATGCCGAGGCCATCGATCGGCTGGAGCGCGCCTATGCGGCGGGCCGCTTGCCCCAGGTAAGCGTGCCTTACTGGCGGCTGGACGAGGCGGGACGGAGCTGGTTTGGCCGGGGCTTCGTGCAGCTCACCCATAAGCGCAATTATCAGGCGCTGTCGGTGGCGTTGGGCGTCGATCTCCTTGCTGATCCGGGCCGCGCGCTGGATATGGCGACGGCGGCGGATATTTTGGTGGTCGGCATGCGCGAGGGGCTGTTTTCGGGTGTCAGGCTTGGCGATGTCTTTACCGCCACGGCAAGCGATTGGAACGGCGCCCGGCGCATCGTCAACGGGCTGGACCGGGCGGACCTGGTGGCCGGGTATGGGCGGGCTATTGTGGCGGGCTTGGGGTGA
- a CDS encoding DNA-packaging protein produces the protein MQGLELAALQRLARSWALLRHPLQAPPDGAWRNWLLMGGRGSGKTRAGAEWVHEIASAGEKSAVRIALVGETLGDAREVMVDGLSGIARIARHKRPEVEISRRRLVWPNGAMAQMFSAEDPESLRGPQFHYAWCDEIAKWKHAEETFDMLQFSLRLGHDPRQVITTTPRPVPILKRLLADPGTRLTRLSTFGNAGNLAPGFIEALQARYGGTRLGRQELDGELIEDREDALWRRDRLEQLTVRLSEPLHRIVVGVDPPSGAGAQSVCGIVVAGLDRLGRAVVLADCSVTGESPASWATAVVRAFRRFEADRVVAEVNQGGEMVGALLKSVDVNLPVRMVRATRGKFLRAEPVAALYEQGRVFHAARFADLEDQMCDFGPDGLSNGRSPDRLDALVWALTALLLEGAGEPRIRTL, from the coding sequence ATGCAAGGGTTGGAGCTTGCCGCTCTCCAGCGGTTGGCGCGCAGCTGGGCCTTGCTGCGGCACCCGTTGCAAGCGCCGCCCGATGGGGCGTGGCGCAATTGGTTGCTGATGGGCGGACGCGGTTCCGGCAAGACCCGGGCCGGGGCCGAATGGGTGCATGAGATCGCTTCGGCTGGCGAAAAATCCGCTGTGCGAATTGCGCTGGTTGGCGAAACCCTGGGCGATGCCCGCGAGGTCATGGTGGATGGTCTTTCCGGCATTGCCCGGATAGCCCGCCACAAACGGCCGGAGGTGGAAATTTCCCGGCGCCGGCTGGTCTGGCCGAATGGAGCGATGGCGCAGATGTTTTCCGCTGAAGACCCGGAGAGCCTGCGCGGCCCGCAGTTTCACTATGCCTGGTGCGACGAGATCGCCAAATGGAAACATGCCGAGGAAACCTTCGACATGCTGCAGTTTTCTCTGCGGCTCGGGCATGATCCCCGCCAGGTGATCACCACCACGCCGCGTCCGGTGCCGATCCTGAAACGGTTGCTGGCAGACCCCGGCACAAGGCTGACCCGGCTTTCCACCTTCGGGAATGCCGGTAATCTTGCACCCGGCTTTATCGAGGCCTTGCAGGCCCGCTATGGCGGCACGCGGCTCGGCCGTCAGGAACTGGATGGCGAGCTGATCGAAGACCGCGAGGACGCGCTCTGGCGTCGTGATCGGCTGGAGCAATTGACGGTCAGGCTCAGCGAACCGCTGCACCGGATCGTCGTCGGCGTTGATCCGCCCTCCGGGGCAGGGGCGCAATCTGTCTGCGGTATCGTCGTTGCCGGTCTCGACCGGCTGGGCCGGGCGGTGGTGCTGGCTGATTGTTCGGTCACCGGGGAAAGCCCGGCCAGCTGGGCGACCGCCGTGGTGCGGGCCTTTCGCCGGTTTGAAGCAGACCGGGTGGTGGCGGAGGTCAATCAGGGTGGGGAAATGGTGGGCGCGCTGTTGAAAAGCGTCGATGTCAATCTGCCGGTGCGCATGGTGCGGGCGACGCGCGGCAAGTTTTTGCGGGCTGAGCCGGTGGCGGCTCTCTATGAACAGGGCCGCGTTTTTCACGCGGCCCGGTTTGCCGATCTGGAAGATCAAATGTGTGATTTTGGCCCGGATGGCTTGTCCAATGGCCGGTCGCCAGACCGGCTGGATGCGCTGGTCTGGGCCTTGACCGCGCTTTTGCTGGAAGGCGCGGGCGAGCCGCGCATTCGCACGCTGTAA
- the cueR gene encoding Cu(I)-responsive transcriptional regulator gives MNIGEAAAASGVSAKMIRYYEEIGLVLPARRTSSNYRVYGENEVHRLRFVRRARTLGFSLEETERLLALWSDSGRKNDDVREVAMNHLRELEDKMEAMQAMVDTLKNLVDHCEHGDRPDCPILEKLGGGSSTDSSRKVEMEEA, from the coding sequence ATGAATATCGGAGAAGCCGCCGCAGCCTCCGGCGTTTCTGCGAAGATGATCCGCTACTATGAGGAAATCGGGCTGGTTTTGCCGGCACGGCGCACCTCGAGCAATTATCGGGTCTATGGCGAAAATGAAGTCCATCGTCTGCGCTTTGTGCGGCGAGCGCGGACCCTCGGGTTTTCCCTGGAGGAAACGGAGCGGTTGCTGGCGCTTTGGAGCGACTCTGGCCGCAAGAACGACGATGTGCGCGAGGTGGCCATGAACCATCTGCGCGAACTCGAAGACAAGATGGAAGCCATGCAGGCCATGGTCGACACGTTGAAAAACCTGGTCGATCACTGCGAACATGGCGACCGCCCGGATTGCCCGATTCTGGAAAAGCTGGGCGGTGGTTCTTCCACGGACAGCAGCCGCAAGGTGGAAATGGAAGAGGCCTGA
- a CDS encoding YcgN family cysteine cluster protein: MTSKPYWKTKRLDEMNTVEWEALCDGCGLCCLNKLEDWESGEVIFTSVACRLLDGESSRCKDYPNRQATVPDCIQLTPDQVEDIAWLPPSCGYRLVHEGRDLYWWHPLVSGDPETVHQAGISARGRTVSEEHVSVEDFEDYLCDWPLTVAGDAP, from the coding sequence ATGACCAGCAAACCCTATTGGAAGACCAAGCGCCTTGACGAGATGAACACTGTGGAGTGGGAAGCCCTCTGCGATGGCTGTGGCCTGTGCTGTCTCAACAAGCTGGAGGACTGGGAAAGCGGCGAGGTTATCTTCACCTCCGTCGCCTGTCGTCTGCTGGATGGCGAGAGCAGTCGGTGCAAGGACTATCCCAACCGGCAGGCCACCGTGCCCGATTGTATCCAGCTGACGCCGGATCAGGTTGAGGATATCGCCTGGCTGCCGCCCAGCTGCGGCTACCGGCTGGTGCATGAGGGGCGCGACCTTTACTGGTGGCATCCGCTGGTTTCCGGCGATCCCGAAACCGTTCATCAGGCCGGGATTTCCGCCCGGGGCCGCACGGTCAGCGAAGAGCATGTTTCTGTCGAGGATTTCGAGGACTATCTTTGTGACTGGCCATTGACGGTGGCCGGGGACGCGCCCTGA
- a CDS encoding transglycosylase domain-containing protein: MQKKKRHIFLKLDAWLDSTLWNTGFQAAEFWEETTIFFRRFRMRGWKKWLFEALGEAMTLGTAGAVVMLALAMPAFQETVKDWRNRGDFAVTFLDRYGNVIGHRGIIHENSVPFEDLPDNLIKAVLATEDRRFFDHFGIDFIGLGRALSENARAGGVVQGGSTLTQQLAKNLFLTNERSIERKIKEAFLSLWLEANLSKQEILSLYLDRAYMGGGTFGAAAASQFYFGKSVRDVNLAEAAMLAGLFKAPAKYAPHVNLPAARGRANEVLSNLVQSGLMSEGQVIAARRNPATVVDRAEREAPDFFLDWAFDEVQRVAARFPEHSLIVRTTIDPGLQKVAETAVSNTLREYGEQYNVKQAALVTLESGGAVRAMVGGRDYGESQFNRATRGLRQPGSSFKIYTYAVAMEAGLTPETTIVDGPVNWGNWSPHNYGNSYAGRITLTTALAKSINTVPVRLVKDRLGVDSVIRMAKAMGVETPIRKDVTIPLGTSEVTVMDQATAYAVLPSGGLQSRRHGIVDIRDYRGHVLYDFDRDEPAPRRVLTEQADNYMNQMLTKVPYIGTGRKAALDGILTAGKSGTTQAYRDAWFVGYTGNFTTAVWFGNDDYTSTNNMTGGSLPAMTFKTIMDYAHQGVAVRPIPGVLEPATVAVKAPAPAKGEPKGTAPAPTPPEFVRPRTLSVETTALLRQIGTMLTEAEPLAPALRAALD, encoded by the coding sequence ATGCAGAAGAAAAAGCGGCATATCTTCCTCAAACTCGATGCCTGGCTGGATTCCACCCTGTGGAATACCGGCTTCCAGGCCGCGGAGTTCTGGGAGGAAACCACGATCTTCTTTCGCCGGTTTCGCATGCGCGGCTGGAAGAAATGGCTGTTCGAGGCACTGGGCGAAGCGATGACACTGGGCACCGCCGGTGCCGTCGTCATGCTGGCGCTGGCCATGCCCGCCTTTCAGGAAACGGTGAAGGATTGGCGCAATCGTGGCGATTTCGCCGTGACCTTTCTGGATCGCTACGGCAATGTCATCGGCCATCGCGGCATTATCCATGAAAACTCCGTGCCCTTCGAAGACCTGCCCGACAATCTGATCAAGGCGGTGCTGGCCACCGAAGACCGGCGGTTTTTCGACCATTTCGGCATCGATTTCATCGGCCTTGGCCGGGCGCTTAGCGAAAATGCCCGAGCTGGCGGCGTGGTGCAGGGCGGCTCGACGCTGACCCAGCAGCTCGCCAAAAACCTGTTCCTGACCAATGAGCGCTCCATCGAGCGCAAGATCAAGGAAGCCTTCCTGTCACTATGGCTGGAGGCTAATCTTTCGAAACAGGAAATCCTGTCGCTCTATCTCGACCGCGCCTATATGGGCGGCGGTACATTCGGGGCGGCGGCGGCCTCGCAATTCTACTTCGGCAAGAGCGTGCGCGACGTCAATCTGGCGGAAGCCGCTATGCTCGCCGGGCTGTTCAAGGCCCCGGCCAAATATGCCCCACATGTCAACCTGCCCGCCGCCCGTGGCCGCGCCAATGAAGTGTTGAGCAATCTGGTGCAAAGCGGCTTGATGAGCGAGGGCCAGGTGATTGCCGCCCGACGTAATCCGGCCACCGTGGTCGACCGGGCCGAGCGCGAGGCGCCGGACTTTTTCCTGGATTGGGCATTTGACGAGGTGCAGCGTGTCGCGGCCCGTTTTCCAGAACATTCGCTGATCGTGCGCACCACTATCGATCCGGGCTTGCAAAAAGTCGCCGAAACCGCTGTGAGCAATACGCTGCGCGAATATGGCGAGCAATATAATGTCAAGCAGGCGGCCCTCGTGACGCTTGAAAGTGGCGGGGCGGTGCGCGCCATGGTCGGCGGGCGCGATTACGGCGAAAGCCAGTTCAACCGCGCCACACGGGGCCTGCGCCAACCCGGCTCCTCCTTCAAGATCTATACCTATGCGGTGGCGATGGAGGCGGGCCTGACACCGGAGACCACCATTGTCGATGGTCCGGTCAATTGGGGCAATTGGAGCCCGCATAATTACGGCAACAGCTATGCCGGGCGCATTACGCTGACGACGGCGCTGGCCAAATCGATCAACACCGTGCCAGTCCGGCTGGTCAAGGACCGGCTGGGCGTCGATTCCGTCATCCGTATGGCGAAAGCCATGGGCGTGGAAACCCCGATCCGTAAGGATGTCACCATTCCGCTCGGCACCTCGGAAGTGACCGTCATGGACCAGGCGACAGCCTATGCCGTGCTGCCCTCGGGGGGCCTGCAATCGCGCCGCCACGGCATTGTTGATATCAGAGATTATCGCGGCCATGTGCTCTACGATTTCGACCGCGACGAACCCGCCCCGCGCCGGGTGCTGACCGAGCAGGCAGATAACTACATGAACCAGATGCTGACCAAGGTCCCCTATATCGGCACGGGCCGCAAAGCCGCCCTGGACGGCATTCTCACCGCTGGCAAGAGCGGCACGACGCAGGCCTATCGCGATGCCTGGTTCGTCGGCTATACCGGTAATTTCACAACCGCCGTCTGGTTCGGCAATGACGATTATACCTCGACCAACAACATGACCGGTGGCTCCCTGCCCGCCATGACCTTCAAGACCATCATGGATTACGCCCACCAGGGCGTCGCCGTCCGGCCAATTCCCGGCGTACTGGAACCGGCGACCGTGGCAGTGAAGGCACCAGCACCGGCCAAGGGCGAACCAAAAGGCACAGCACCCGCCCCCACCCCGCCCGAATTCGTCCGCCCCCGGACCCTCTCTGTCGAAACCACCGCCCTGCTCCGCCAGATCGGCACAATGCTGACTGAGGCTGAGCCGCTGGCACCAGCGCTGAGGGCGGCGCTGGATTGA
- a CDS encoding DUF1214 domain-containing protein has translation MFRVPLLVAIALAIAFGLGIQSTLMALNATVGFGEIEIDGWRAFPQAQTADADPYARSHRAKAGRLLLGSAEGLSFIATTDMSGRKLNTRCRYRLSGTVPMARYWTLSASRPDGTPLPVSPNLPGALNSVTTLKNRDASLEISIGSQAAPGNWLAIPAGSEDLMLNLTLLDTPVAGNSGLVKLAMPHVEQIGCGDA, from the coding sequence GTGTTCCGGGTTCCGCTTCTTGTCGCCATTGCGCTTGCCATTGCTTTCGGGCTTGGCATCCAGTCCACGCTGATGGCGCTGAATGCCACGGTGGGCTTTGGCGAGATCGAGATCGATGGCTGGCGGGCGTTTCCGCAGGCGCAGACCGCCGATGCCGATCCTTATGCGCGCTCCCACCGGGCCAAGGCCGGGCGGTTACTGCTGGGCAGCGCTGAAGGGCTGAGTTTCATCGCTACCACCGATATGAGCGGACGCAAGCTGAATACACGCTGCCGCTACCGGCTGTCGGGTACGGTGCCGATGGCGCGCTACTGGACGCTTTCTGCCAGCCGCCCGGATGGAACGCCCCTGCCCGTCTCACCCAACCTGCCGGGGGCGCTGAATTCCGTCACGACGCTGAAAAACCGCGATGCCAGCCTGGAGATCAGCATCGGTTCGCAAGCAGCGCCCGGCAATTGGCTGGCCATTCCCGCAGGAAGCGAAGATCTGATGCTCAACCTGACCCTGCTGGACACGCCGGTCGCGGGCAATTCGGGCCTGGTGAAACTGGCCATGCCGCATGTCGAACAGATCGGATGCGGCGATGCGTAA
- a CDS encoding DUF1254 domain-containing protein, which yields MRKLIYAILVGLVGAVVLHIVIILALPHFTGKDAYTRVTMEGPLFKFYSLDSRADRAGLANGDPFLKLAACAFDVSEAPVHLTAEGSVPFWSVGIFDRDANEVYSMNDATSVEGKLDIIVATPAQLARLRTTAPDALAQTILVEMPETQGYAVLRTLVPQASFTPDAQAFLTNAGCDQTAIDP from the coding sequence ATGCGTAAGCTGATCTACGCCATTCTTGTCGGCCTGGTCGGGGCCGTGGTGCTGCATATCGTCATCATCCTGGCATTGCCGCATTTCACCGGCAAGGACGCCTATACCCGCGTGACCATGGAAGGCCCGCTGTTCAAATTCTATAGTCTCGACAGCCGGGCGGACCGGGCGGGCCTTGCCAATGGCGATCCCTTCCTCAAACTCGCTGCCTGCGCTTTCGATGTCAGTGAGGCGCCGGTGCATCTGACAGCAGAGGGCAGCGTTCCCTTTTGGTCGGTGGGTATTTTCGACCGCGATGCCAATGAAGTCTACAGCATGAACGACGCTACATCCGTCGAGGGTAAGCTTGACATTATTGTCGCCACCCCGGCCCAGCTCGCCCGGCTGCGCACCACGGCACCCGATGCGCTTGCCCAGACCATATTGGTGGAAATGCCGGAAACCCAAGGCTATGCCGTCTTGCGCACGCTTGTGCCCCAAGCCAGCTTCACGCCCGATGCACAGGCTTTTCTGACCAATGCTGGCTGTGATCAGACAGCCATAGATCCTTAA
- a CDS encoding helix-turn-helix transcriptional regulator, whose translation MPESIIDCIYEAAAEPAAWEHALDRLAHLVGAEGTLLVNVSDELMPLITTPGVRDLYSDFFKQGWTADNIRTRALLSGSKSKFISDVDQFSHEQMRDEPLYRDFLWPRGFGFAAGVSFDLPQEKIIAISIERKRDSGPIEEKHLDLLNSIGRDLRRSLILASQLEFKAVDNSLRALQLARLPTAALTAKGKILGCNTVFEASNPRYVISAFDHLRFLHPAAQASFEASLAAGMAAGSSRNEMQGAQFACPGQPGLPPAIVYLIPSARLNIGLFSPVSFFIILVPLSRSNGLTSEMIQSLMNLTRAEARLTKLLLDGEPLRDAAQTLGIQLETARSQIKTVLAKTDMARQTDLIAALTSLHSLEAD comes from the coding sequence ATGCCCGAAAGTATCATCGATTGCATTTACGAGGCGGCCGCCGAACCGGCGGCCTGGGAACATGCACTGGATCGCTTGGCGCATCTTGTCGGCGCCGAAGGTACCCTGCTTGTCAATGTCTCAGATGAGCTGATGCCTTTGATCACGACTCCAGGGGTGCGCGATCTCTATTCTGATTTTTTCAAGCAGGGCTGGACTGCCGACAATATCCGCACCAGAGCCCTGCTGAGTGGTAGCAAATCGAAATTCATCAGCGATGTCGATCAGTTTTCACACGAGCAGATGCGTGATGAGCCCCTTTACCGGGATTTTCTCTGGCCGCGCGGCTTCGGCTTTGCCGCTGGCGTCAGCTTCGATCTTCCCCAGGAGAAAATCATTGCCATCTCGATTGAACGAAAGCGTGACAGCGGTCCTATCGAAGAAAAACATCTTGATCTTCTCAACAGCATCGGCCGGGACCTGCGTCGCAGCCTGATCCTTGCCTCCCAGCTTGAATTCAAGGCGGTCGATAACAGTCTGCGGGCATTGCAGCTGGCGCGGCTGCCCACCGCCGCTCTTACCGCAAAAGGCAAGATCCTCGGCTGCAATACGGTGTTTGAAGCAAGCAATCCAAGATACGTCATTTCGGCCTTCGACCATTTGCGCTTTCTCCATCCGGCAGCACAGGCAAGTTTTGAAGCAAGTCTTGCCGCAGGAATGGCCGCAGGCAGCAGCCGCAATGAGATGCAGGGTGCTCAATTCGCCTGCCCCGGGCAGCCGGGCCTGCCGCCAGCAATCGTCTATCTCATTCCCTCGGCCCGGCTGAATATCGGATTGTTCAGCCCCGTCAGCTTTTTCATCATTCTGGTCCCCCTCAGCCGTAGCAATGGCCTGACCTCGGAGATGATCCAGTCCCTGATGAATTTGACGCGGGCCGAGGCACGCTTGACGAAACTGCTTCTTGATGGCGAGCCGCTGCGCGATGCCGCCCAGACCCTTGGGATTCAGCTGGAAACCGCCAGAAGCCAGATAAAAACCGTGCTGGCCAAGACCGATATGGCCCGGCAAACCGACCTGATTGCCGCCCTGACGTCGCTCCATTCACTGGAAGCGGATTGA
- a CDS encoding exopolysaccharide production repressor protein — translation MHKDTESTLGYSRTTQESGKKSKLDRDSQWEPYDEDLAGIPDRGSLMYSPRVFLGISIVLLGFAIYNYVSTGLLTSTIIRTVVAAVILQTGYFFLVVWLVMRRVRSRISDIRESQAAHDREMQKEKDKYRACPLTHVNKADKH, via the coding sequence ATGCATAAAGATACAGAGTCTACGCTTGGATATAGTCGGACTACACAGGAGAGCGGCAAAAAATCAAAGCTGGATCGAGACAGTCAGTGGGAACCCTATGACGAGGATTTGGCAGGAATACCCGATCGTGGCAGCTTGATGTATTCGCCACGTGTGTTTCTAGGAATCTCTATCGTTTTGCTGGGCTTTGCCATCTATAATTACGTGTCGACAGGGCTGCTCACATCAACGATCATCAGGACGGTTGTTGCAGCCGTCATTCTTCAAACTGGCTATTTCTTCCTGGTCGTCTGGCTTGTCATGCGCCGGGTGAGATCCCGGATCTCCGATATTCGAGAAAGCCAGGCTGCTCATGATCGTGAAATGCAAAAGGAAAAGGACAAGTATCGTGCCTGCCCCCTGACACACGTCAACAAGGCGGACAAACACTGA
- a CDS encoding DUF2336 domain-containing protein: MATVSSFESLEHPRKADLRQFALLFQPLFQYSSEEARRDAVAALSQSPNVPEAVAFFIASQPLAIAAPFLIASPCLSDELLITIARTQGVNHARTIVRREDLSPAVIDALAGLRFIDPLPEPAQHVDNEDIVQDMMEAPPRAIRLRPDAAAKPENIPALAPEDAAEEQTVAQEPDQLSVETREQDPTHNPTHNPARAQREEALRQTLKALDRHLNRQDHDRLGRLNLSPVQAALLVRFARENEAGSFATALADALSSSRWLAERILLDTSGQQLATTLTGLAMAIPDMIFILTRLYPHLSQLQQGEPRVARLIAALDGRDCEKRIDAWLRADRYTYQSSQSDIQPSAIPASR, translated from the coding sequence ATGGCCACCGTTTCCAGTTTCGAAAGCCTCGAACATCCCCGCAAGGCCGATCTCCGGCAGTTTGCCCTGCTGTTCCAGCCCTTGTTTCAATACTCGTCCGAAGAGGCCCGGCGCGATGCCGTGGCGGCGCTGTCGCAATCGCCCAATGTGCCGGAAGCCGTCGCATTTTTCATCGCCAGCCAGCCGCTCGCCATTGCCGCACCATTCCTGATCGCATCGCCCTGTCTGTCAGATGAATTGCTCATCACCATCGCCCGCACCCAGGGCGTAAATCATGCCCGCACCATCGTGCGCCGCGAAGATTTGTCGCCCGCCGTCATCGATGCACTGGCCGGCCTGCGCTTCATCGACCCGTTGCCCGAGCCCGCCCAGCACGTGGACAACGAAGATATTGTCCAGGACATGATGGAAGCGCCGCCGCGCGCCATTCGCCTCAGGCCCGACGCGGCTGCCAAGCCTGAAAACATACCCGCTCTCGCCCCTGAGGATGCGGCGGAAGAACAGACGGTGGCGCAGGAGCCAGATCAACTCTCCGTAGAGACGCGGGAGCAAGATCCGACACACAATCCGACACACAATCCGGCAAGGGCACAACGCGAGGAAGCCTTGCGTCAGACCTTGAAGGCGCTGGACCGTCACCTCAACCGCCAGGACCACGACCGGCTGGGCCGGCTCAATCTCAGCCCCGTGCAGGCGGCCCTGCTGGTGCGTTTTGCCCGAGAAAACGAAGCGGGCAGTTTTGCCACGGCCTTGGCCGATGCGCTGTCTTCAAGCCGCTGGCTGGCCGAACGTATCCTGCTCGACACCTCCGGCCAGCAGCTGGCCACGACGCTGACCGGCCTTGCCATGGCCATTCCCGACATGATTTTCATACTGACCCGGCTCTATCCCCATCTCAGCCAATTGCAGCAGGGCGAACCGCGCGTCGCCAGACTGATCGCCGCGCTCGACGGCAGGGACTGCGAAAAGCGCATCGATGCCTGGCTCAGGGCCGATCGCTATACCTATCAAAGCAGCCAGAGCGACATCCAGCCATCGGCAATACCCGCTTCCCGTTGA
- a CDS encoding DUF1491 family protein — MRLRSDIFVAAIIRRVFSAGGFAAVEHKGMDQAGAIFLRQRFRDGLESLYAPAPQSLIETDDAEMSGDRRFERRLDRVDACEVAALMERERRFDPDLWLVEIEIDQLDGLLSLVGEGS, encoded by the coding sequence ATGCGCCTTCGCTCCGATATTTTCGTCGCCGCCATCATCCGCCGCGTGTTTTCCGCCGGCGGCTTTGCCGCTGTGGAACATAAGGGCATGGACCAGGCGGGCGCCATCTTCCTGCGCCAGCGGTTTCGCGATGGTCTGGAAAGTCTTTACGCTCCCGCCCCCCAAAGCCTGATTGAGACCGATGACGCCGAAATGTCAGGCGACCGCCGTTTCGAGCGCCGCCTGGACAGGGTCGATGCCTGCGAGGTCGCGGCGCTGATGGAGCGCGAGCGCCGTTTCGATCCGGATCTGTGGCTGGTGGAAATCGAGATCGACCAGTTGGACGGTCTTTTGTCGCTGGTTGGCGAGGGAAGCTGA
- a CDS encoding TetR/AcrR family transcriptional regulator, producing the protein MAKRLKTISRAEQKAKRPQEILEAAFEEFLDKGFSATRVEDVALRLGITKGTVYLYFPSKEALFEESIRQMSLPLSQLRASAETLEGTHAERLKQMIGMTYEMIAGDCKCGELLRLTVSEGTRFPHIVDRHYNEFVAPLLKTVCTLVEGGIAAGEFLPGPAASFPDVLIGPAIHFNLWSILFAQRRPLDQKVYMEAHVDMVMRTLMRDKAE; encoded by the coding sequence ATGGCAAAGCGATTGAAAACGATCAGCCGGGCCGAACAGAAAGCGAAGCGCCCGCAGGAAATATTGGAAGCTGCATTTGAAGAATTCCTGGACAAAGGTTTTTCTGCGACACGTGTGGAAGATGTAGCTCTGCGACTGGGCATTACAAAGGGCACAGTTTATCTTTATTTTCCGTCAAAGGAGGCCTTGTTCGAGGAAAGCATCCGGCAGATGTCGCTGCCTTTGTCCCAATTGCGTGCTTCTGCTGAAACATTGGAAGGCACCCATGCCGAACGATTGAAGCAAATGATCGGCATGACCTATGAGATGATTGCCGGCGATTGCAAATGTGGCGAACTCCTGCGTCTGACGGTGAGCGAGGGAACCCGGTTTCCCCATATTGTAGACAGGCATTATAACGAATTCGTTGCGCCTCTCTTGAAAACGGTCTGCACGCTGGTGGAGGGAGGCATCGCTGCTGGCGAATTTTTGCCAGGTCCGGCCGCTTCCTTTCCCGATGTGCTGATTGGCCCGGCCATTCACTTCAATCTCTGGTCGATCCTGTTTGCGCAACGCAGACCACTTGACCAAAAGGTCTATATGGAGGCCCATGTCGATATGGTGATGCGGACCCTGATGCGCGACAAGGCCGAATAA